A DNA window from Xiphias gladius isolate SHS-SW01 ecotype Sanya breed wild chromosome 3, ASM1685928v1, whole genome shotgun sequence contains the following coding sequences:
- the LOC120787305 gene encoding zona pellucida sperm-binding protein 4-like isoform X6, which produces MNYHCAKRCLISLVFALVAQRCWCFSTVKMRTPEQRPQLALPRVICSPRRIKAVFGPLVKNNLLVRDISGATISVPQSQGPCGVRMGREKNQSLSFFSRYDSCYAQIEGSKVVIPLQVQLRGEDQWFRVNISCPLIKRYSERTPLIPTPCSLDGHFVFSVTATDTDLPITPGSLIVKDQPQCFPVVTTPDTAVFKIGVMDCGAKMKVDGDVLIYEVEVEELNTESKSKHSAFSLQVLCEYSAKDLKRAADLRSLYAVINPPPVVALGTIRVQMRIATDASFTSFFPEDQLPLNLPLREAAYVEVSIAQPYPDHTLSLRVRDCFAYPASRHSVWTLLYDGCPNPLDNTRSSVPVDNQGKTSSHSQVRRFDVKTFAFLDPHTGHPSVEEMYFYCWVEICTDDVDCAQSCAIISSEGERQRRETMTESSQVHLVSLGPLLLGQNNTELEDNPCVKQNIMFQVTVYTLSGVGAALLLILLFTVWSSITKCQKTEMRQACDPQVDESSGWLPHCGDGPWHPCALL; this is translated from the exons ATGAATTATCACTGTGCAAAACGTTGCTtgatttctttggtttttgCCCTCGTGGCTCAGCGCTGCTGGTGTTTCTCAACCGTCAAGATGAGAACACCTGAGCAGAGACCACAGCTCGCCCTGCCGAGAGTCATCTGCTCTCCCCGAAGAATAAAGGCTGTGTTTGGGCCGCTAGTCAAAAATAATCTTCTTGTTAGAG aTATATCAGGGGCCACAATCTCAGTGCCTCAATCTCAGGGGCCCTGTGGAGTGAGAATgggcagagagaaaaaccagAGCCTCTCCTTCTTCAGCAGATATGACAGCTGCTATGCTCAGATTGAG GGCAGCAAAGTGGTCATACCTCTGCAGGTCcagctgagaggagaggatCAGTGGTTCAGGGTAAATATCAGCTGTCCTCTGATAAAGAGATACAGTGAGAGGACTCCACTTATCCCAACAC CCTGCTCTCTGGACGGACATTTTGTCTTCTCAGTAACGGCTACAGACACAGACCTGCCTATCACTCCCGGCAGCCTCATAGTCAAGGATCAGCCACAGTGTTTCCCTGTGGTCACCACTCCAGACACGGCTGTTTTCAAAATTGGAGTCATGGACTGTGGTGCAAAGATGAAG GTAGATGGAGATGTTTTGATCTATGAGGTGGAAGTGGAGGAGCTGAATACTGAAAGTAAATCCAAACATTCGGCATTTAG TCTCCAGGTCTTGTGTGAATATTCAGCAAAAGATCTAAAGCGTGCAGCAGACTTGCGTAGCTTGTATGCAGTGATAAACCCACCGCCTGTGGTTGCACTGGGAACCATCAGAGTGCAAATGAGAATAGCTACAG ATGCATCTTTCACATCCTTTTTTCCTGAAGACCAGCTTCCACTGAACTTGCCCCTGCGTGAAGCTGCATATGTGGAAGTTTCCATCGCCCAGCCGTACCCAGACCATACACTTTCCCTACGTGTACGGGATTGCTTTGCCTACCCTGCATCTAGACACTCTGTGTGGACACTTCTCTATGACGG ATGCCCAAACCCTTTGGATAACACAAGAAGCTCTGTCCCTGTGGACAACCAGGGGAAGACTAGCTCCCACTCCCAAGTGAGGAGGTTTGATGTCAAGACCTTTGCCTTCTTGGACCCTCATACAGGCCATCCAAGTGTAGAGGAA ATGTACTTCTACTGTTGGGTGGAAATCTGCACAGATGATGTTGACTGTGCACAGAGTTGTGCCATCATTT CTTCTGAGGGTGAGAGACAGCGAAGAGAGACCATGACTGAATCCAGCCAGGTCCACTTGGTGTCCTTAGGTCCACTGCTACTGGGACAGAACAACACTGAACTGGAAGACAATCCATGTGTGAAACAGAACATAA TGTTCCAGGTGACAGTGTATACCCTTTCTGGTGTTGGTGCTGCCCTGCTGCTGATCCTGCTGTTCACTGTGTGGTCAAGCATCACAAAGTGTCAGAAGACGGAAATGCGGCAAGCTTGTGATCCACAAGTTGACG AGTCCTCTGGTTGGCTGCCTCACTGTGGGGACGGGCCTTGGCACCCTTGTGCCCTCTTGTGA
- the LOC120787305 gene encoding zona pellucida sperm-binding protein 2-like isoform X7, translating to MNYHCAKRCLISLVFALVAQRCWCFSTVKMRTPEQRPQLALPRVICSPRRIKAVFGPLVKNNLLVRDISGATISVPQSQGPCGVRMGREKNQSLSFFSRYDSCYAQIEGSKVVIPLQVQLRGEDQWFRVNISCPLIKRYSERTPLIPTLTATDTDLPITPGSLIVKDQPQCFPVVTTPDTAVFKIGVMDCGAKMKVDGDVLIYEVEVEELNTESKSKHSAFSLQVLCEYSAKDLKRAADLRSLYAVINPPPVVALGTIRVQMRIATDASFTSFFPEDQLPLNLPLREAAYVEVSIAQPYPDHTLSLRVRDCFAYPASRHSVWTLLYDGCPNPLDNTRSSVPVDNQGKTSSHSQVRRFDVKTFAFLDPHTGHPSVEEMYFYCWVEICTDDVDCAQSCAIISSEGERQRRETMTESSQVHLVSLGPLLLGQNNTELEDNPCVKQNIMFQVTVYTLSGVGAALLLILLFTVWSSITKCQKTEMRQACDPQVDESSGWLPHCGDGPWHPCALL from the exons ATGAATTATCACTGTGCAAAACGTTGCTtgatttctttggtttttgCCCTCGTGGCTCAGCGCTGCTGGTGTTTCTCAACCGTCAAGATGAGAACACCTGAGCAGAGACCACAGCTCGCCCTGCCGAGAGTCATCTGCTCTCCCCGAAGAATAAAGGCTGTGTTTGGGCCGCTAGTCAAAAATAATCTTCTTGTTAGAG aTATATCAGGGGCCACAATCTCAGTGCCTCAATCTCAGGGGCCCTGTGGAGTGAGAATgggcagagagaaaaaccagAGCCTCTCCTTCTTCAGCAGATATGACAGCTGCTATGCTCAGATTGAG GGCAGCAAAGTGGTCATACCTCTGCAGGTCcagctgagaggagaggatCAGTGGTTCAGGGTAAATATCAGCTGTCCTCTGATAAAGAGATACAGTGAGAGGACTCCACTTATCCCAACAC TAACGGCTACAGACACAGACCTGCCTATCACTCCCGGCAGCCTCATAGTCAAGGATCAGCCACAGTGTTTCCCTGTGGTCACCACTCCAGACACGGCTGTTTTCAAAATTGGAGTCATGGACTGTGGTGCAAAGATGAAG GTAGATGGAGATGTTTTGATCTATGAGGTGGAAGTGGAGGAGCTGAATACTGAAAGTAAATCCAAACATTCGGCATTTAG TCTCCAGGTCTTGTGTGAATATTCAGCAAAAGATCTAAAGCGTGCAGCAGACTTGCGTAGCTTGTATGCAGTGATAAACCCACCGCCTGTGGTTGCACTGGGAACCATCAGAGTGCAAATGAGAATAGCTACAG ATGCATCTTTCACATCCTTTTTTCCTGAAGACCAGCTTCCACTGAACTTGCCCCTGCGTGAAGCTGCATATGTGGAAGTTTCCATCGCCCAGCCGTACCCAGACCATACACTTTCCCTACGTGTACGGGATTGCTTTGCCTACCCTGCATCTAGACACTCTGTGTGGACACTTCTCTATGACGG ATGCCCAAACCCTTTGGATAACACAAGAAGCTCTGTCCCTGTGGACAACCAGGGGAAGACTAGCTCCCACTCCCAAGTGAGGAGGTTTGATGTCAAGACCTTTGCCTTCTTGGACCCTCATACAGGCCATCCAAGTGTAGAGGAA ATGTACTTCTACTGTTGGGTGGAAATCTGCACAGATGATGTTGACTGTGCACAGAGTTGTGCCATCATTT CTTCTGAGGGTGAGAGACAGCGAAGAGAGACCATGACTGAATCCAGCCAGGTCCACTTGGTGTCCTTAGGTCCACTGCTACTGGGACAGAACAACACTGAACTGGAAGACAATCCATGTGTGAAACAGAACATAA TGTTCCAGGTGACAGTGTATACCCTTTCTGGTGTTGGTGCTGCCCTGCTGCTGATCCTGCTGTTCACTGTGTGGTCAAGCATCACAAAGTGTCAGAAGACGGAAATGCGGCAAGCTTGTGATCCACAAGTTGACG AGTCCTCTGGTTGGCTGCCTCACTGTGGGGACGGGCCTTGGCACCCTTGTGCCCTCTTGTGA
- the LOC120787305 gene encoding zona pellucida sperm-binding protein 2-like isoform X5, translating into MNYHCAKRCLISLVFALVAQRCWCFSTVKMRTPEQRPQLALPRVICSPRRIKAVFGPLVKNNLLVRDISGATISVPQSQGPCGVRMGREKNQSLSFFSRYDSCYAQIEGSKVVIPLQVQLRGEDQWFRVNISCPLIKRYSERTPLIPTRTECMEAIWDDVVYRQKHPPQPLLHTRTLTATDTDLPITPGSLIVKDQPQCFPVVTTPDTAVFKIGVMDCGAKMKVDGDVLIYEVEVEELNTESKSKHSAFSLQVLCEYSAKDLKRAADLRSLYAVINPPPVVALGTIRVQMRIATDASFTSFFPEDQLPLNLPLREAAYVEVSIAQPYPDHTLSLRVRDCFAYPASRHSVWTLLYDGCPNPLDNTRSSVPVDNQGKTSSHSQVRRFDVKTFAFLDPHTGHPSVEEMYFYCWVEICTDDVDCAQSCAIISSEGERQRRETMTESSQVHLVSLGPLLLGQNNTELEDNPCVKQNIMFQVTVYTLSGVGAALLLILLFTVWSSITKCQKTEMRQACDPQVDESSGWLPHCGDGPWHPCALL; encoded by the exons ATGAATTATCACTGTGCAAAACGTTGCTtgatttctttggtttttgCCCTCGTGGCTCAGCGCTGCTGGTGTTTCTCAACCGTCAAGATGAGAACACCTGAGCAGAGACCACAGCTCGCCCTGCCGAGAGTCATCTGCTCTCCCCGAAGAATAAAGGCTGTGTTTGGGCCGCTAGTCAAAAATAATCTTCTTGTTAGAG aTATATCAGGGGCCACAATCTCAGTGCCTCAATCTCAGGGGCCCTGTGGAGTGAGAATgggcagagagaaaaaccagAGCCTCTCCTTCTTCAGCAGATATGACAGCTGCTATGCTCAGATTGAG GGCAGCAAAGTGGTCATACCTCTGCAGGTCcagctgagaggagaggatCAGTGGTTCAGGGTAAATATCAGCTGTCCTCTGATAAAGAGATACAGTGAGAGGACTCCACTTATCCCAACAC GTACTGAATGCATGGAAGCGATTTGGGATGACGTTGTTTACAGGCAAAAACATCCTCCCCAACCTCTCCTACACACTAGAACAT TAACGGCTACAGACACAGACCTGCCTATCACTCCCGGCAGCCTCATAGTCAAGGATCAGCCACAGTGTTTCCCTGTGGTCACCACTCCAGACACGGCTGTTTTCAAAATTGGAGTCATGGACTGTGGTGCAAAGATGAAG GTAGATGGAGATGTTTTGATCTATGAGGTGGAAGTGGAGGAGCTGAATACTGAAAGTAAATCCAAACATTCGGCATTTAG TCTCCAGGTCTTGTGTGAATATTCAGCAAAAGATCTAAAGCGTGCAGCAGACTTGCGTAGCTTGTATGCAGTGATAAACCCACCGCCTGTGGTTGCACTGGGAACCATCAGAGTGCAAATGAGAATAGCTACAG ATGCATCTTTCACATCCTTTTTTCCTGAAGACCAGCTTCCACTGAACTTGCCCCTGCGTGAAGCTGCATATGTGGAAGTTTCCATCGCCCAGCCGTACCCAGACCATACACTTTCCCTACGTGTACGGGATTGCTTTGCCTACCCTGCATCTAGACACTCTGTGTGGACACTTCTCTATGACGG ATGCCCAAACCCTTTGGATAACACAAGAAGCTCTGTCCCTGTGGACAACCAGGGGAAGACTAGCTCCCACTCCCAAGTGAGGAGGTTTGATGTCAAGACCTTTGCCTTCTTGGACCCTCATACAGGCCATCCAAGTGTAGAGGAA ATGTACTTCTACTGTTGGGTGGAAATCTGCACAGATGATGTTGACTGTGCACAGAGTTGTGCCATCATTT CTTCTGAGGGTGAGAGACAGCGAAGAGAGACCATGACTGAATCCAGCCAGGTCCACTTGGTGTCCTTAGGTCCACTGCTACTGGGACAGAACAACACTGAACTGGAAGACAATCCATGTGTGAAACAGAACATAA TGTTCCAGGTGACAGTGTATACCCTTTCTGGTGTTGGTGCTGCCCTGCTGCTGATCCTGCTGTTCACTGTGTGGTCAAGCATCACAAAGTGTCAGAAGACGGAAATGCGGCAAGCTTGTGATCCACAAGTTGACG AGTCCTCTGGTTGGCTGCCTCACTGTGGGGACGGGCCTTGGCACCCTTGTGCCCTCTTGTGA
- the LOC120787305 gene encoding zona pellucida sperm-binding protein 4-like isoform X1 produces MNYHCAKRCLISLVFALVAQRCWCFSTVKMRTPEQRPQLALPRVICSPRRIKAVFGPLVKNNLLVRDISGATISVPQSQGPCGVRMGREKNQSLSFFSRYDSCYAQIEGSKVVIPLQVQLRGEDQWFRVNISCPLIKRYSERTPLIPTPLPGKCDTESALRVDCGHQTISSDACYKLGCCYDAHDFICYYRLNACSLDGHFVFSVTATDTDLPITPGSLIVKDQPQCFPVVTTPDTAVFKIGVMDCGAKMKVDGDVLIYEVEVEELNTESKSKHSAFSLQVLCEYSAKDLKRAADLRSLYAVINPPPVVALGTIRVQMRIATDASFTSFFPEDQLPLNLPLREAAYVEVSIAQPYPDHTLSLRVRDCFAYPASRHSVWTLLYDGCPNPLDNTRSSVPVDNQGKTSSHSQVRRFDVKTFAFLDPHTGHPSVEEMYFYCWVEICTDDVDCAQSCAIISSEGERQRRETMTESSQVHLVSLGPLLLGQNNTELEDNPCVKQNIMFQVTVYTLSGVGAALLLILLFTVWSSITKCQKTEMRQACDPQVDESSGWLPHCGDGPWHPCALL; encoded by the exons ATGAATTATCACTGTGCAAAACGTTGCTtgatttctttggtttttgCCCTCGTGGCTCAGCGCTGCTGGTGTTTCTCAACCGTCAAGATGAGAACACCTGAGCAGAGACCACAGCTCGCCCTGCCGAGAGTCATCTGCTCTCCCCGAAGAATAAAGGCTGTGTTTGGGCCGCTAGTCAAAAATAATCTTCTTGTTAGAG aTATATCAGGGGCCACAATCTCAGTGCCTCAATCTCAGGGGCCCTGTGGAGTGAGAATgggcagagagaaaaaccagAGCCTCTCCTTCTTCAGCAGATATGACAGCTGCTATGCTCAGATTGAG GGCAGCAAAGTGGTCATACCTCTGCAGGTCcagctgagaggagaggatCAGTGGTTCAGGGTAAATATCAGCTGTCCTCTGATAAAGAGATACAGTGAGAGGACTCCACTTATCCCAACAC CGTTACCTGGAAAGTGTGACACAGAAAGCGCTCTGCGAGTGGACTGTGGCCATCAAACCATTTCTAGTGATGCCTGCTACAAACTAGGTTGCTGCTATGATGCTCATGATTTCATCTGCTACTATAGACTTAATG CCTGCTCTCTGGACGGACATTTTGTCTTCTCAGTAACGGCTACAGACACAGACCTGCCTATCACTCCCGGCAGCCTCATAGTCAAGGATCAGCCACAGTGTTTCCCTGTGGTCACCACTCCAGACACGGCTGTTTTCAAAATTGGAGTCATGGACTGTGGTGCAAAGATGAAG GTAGATGGAGATGTTTTGATCTATGAGGTGGAAGTGGAGGAGCTGAATACTGAAAGTAAATCCAAACATTCGGCATTTAG TCTCCAGGTCTTGTGTGAATATTCAGCAAAAGATCTAAAGCGTGCAGCAGACTTGCGTAGCTTGTATGCAGTGATAAACCCACCGCCTGTGGTTGCACTGGGAACCATCAGAGTGCAAATGAGAATAGCTACAG ATGCATCTTTCACATCCTTTTTTCCTGAAGACCAGCTTCCACTGAACTTGCCCCTGCGTGAAGCTGCATATGTGGAAGTTTCCATCGCCCAGCCGTACCCAGACCATACACTTTCCCTACGTGTACGGGATTGCTTTGCCTACCCTGCATCTAGACACTCTGTGTGGACACTTCTCTATGACGG ATGCCCAAACCCTTTGGATAACACAAGAAGCTCTGTCCCTGTGGACAACCAGGGGAAGACTAGCTCCCACTCCCAAGTGAGGAGGTTTGATGTCAAGACCTTTGCCTTCTTGGACCCTCATACAGGCCATCCAAGTGTAGAGGAA ATGTACTTCTACTGTTGGGTGGAAATCTGCACAGATGATGTTGACTGTGCACAGAGTTGTGCCATCATTT CTTCTGAGGGTGAGAGACAGCGAAGAGAGACCATGACTGAATCCAGCCAGGTCCACTTGGTGTCCTTAGGTCCACTGCTACTGGGACAGAACAACACTGAACTGGAAGACAATCCATGTGTGAAACAGAACATAA TGTTCCAGGTGACAGTGTATACCCTTTCTGGTGTTGGTGCTGCCCTGCTGCTGATCCTGCTGTTCACTGTGTGGTCAAGCATCACAAAGTGTCAGAAGACGGAAATGCGGCAAGCTTGTGATCCACAAGTTGACG AGTCCTCTGGTTGGCTGCCTCACTGTGGGGACGGGCCTTGGCACCCTTGTGCCCTCTTGTGA
- the LOC120787305 gene encoding zona pellucida sperm-binding protein 4-like isoform X3, which translates to MNYHCAKRCLISLVFALVAQRCWCFSTVKMRTPEQRPQLALPRVICSPRRIKAVFGPLVKNNLLVRDISGATISVPQSQGPCGVRMGREKNQSLSFFSRYDSCYAQIEGSKVVIPLQVQLRGEDQWFRVNISCPLIKRYSERTPLIPTPLPGKCDTESALRVDCGHQTISSDACYKLGCCYDAHDFICYYRLNVTATDTDLPITPGSLIVKDQPQCFPVVTTPDTAVFKIGVMDCGAKMKVDGDVLIYEVEVEELNTESKSKHSAFSLQVLCEYSAKDLKRAADLRSLYAVINPPPVVALGTIRVQMRIATDASFTSFFPEDQLPLNLPLREAAYVEVSIAQPYPDHTLSLRVRDCFAYPASRHSVWTLLYDGCPNPLDNTRSSVPVDNQGKTSSHSQVRRFDVKTFAFLDPHTGHPSVEEMYFYCWVEICTDDVDCAQSCAIISSEGERQRRETMTESSQVHLVSLGPLLLGQNNTELEDNPCVKQNIMFQVTVYTLSGVGAALLLILLFTVWSSITKCQKTEMRQACDPQVDESSGWLPHCGDGPWHPCALL; encoded by the exons ATGAATTATCACTGTGCAAAACGTTGCTtgatttctttggtttttgCCCTCGTGGCTCAGCGCTGCTGGTGTTTCTCAACCGTCAAGATGAGAACACCTGAGCAGAGACCACAGCTCGCCCTGCCGAGAGTCATCTGCTCTCCCCGAAGAATAAAGGCTGTGTTTGGGCCGCTAGTCAAAAATAATCTTCTTGTTAGAG aTATATCAGGGGCCACAATCTCAGTGCCTCAATCTCAGGGGCCCTGTGGAGTGAGAATgggcagagagaaaaaccagAGCCTCTCCTTCTTCAGCAGATATGACAGCTGCTATGCTCAGATTGAG GGCAGCAAAGTGGTCATACCTCTGCAGGTCcagctgagaggagaggatCAGTGGTTCAGGGTAAATATCAGCTGTCCTCTGATAAAGAGATACAGTGAGAGGACTCCACTTATCCCAACAC CGTTACCTGGAAAGTGTGACACAGAAAGCGCTCTGCGAGTGGACTGTGGCCATCAAACCATTTCTAGTGATGCCTGCTACAAACTAGGTTGCTGCTATGATGCTCATGATTTCATCTGCTACTATAGACTTAATG TAACGGCTACAGACACAGACCTGCCTATCACTCCCGGCAGCCTCATAGTCAAGGATCAGCCACAGTGTTTCCCTGTGGTCACCACTCCAGACACGGCTGTTTTCAAAATTGGAGTCATGGACTGTGGTGCAAAGATGAAG GTAGATGGAGATGTTTTGATCTATGAGGTGGAAGTGGAGGAGCTGAATACTGAAAGTAAATCCAAACATTCGGCATTTAG TCTCCAGGTCTTGTGTGAATATTCAGCAAAAGATCTAAAGCGTGCAGCAGACTTGCGTAGCTTGTATGCAGTGATAAACCCACCGCCTGTGGTTGCACTGGGAACCATCAGAGTGCAAATGAGAATAGCTACAG ATGCATCTTTCACATCCTTTTTTCCTGAAGACCAGCTTCCACTGAACTTGCCCCTGCGTGAAGCTGCATATGTGGAAGTTTCCATCGCCCAGCCGTACCCAGACCATACACTTTCCCTACGTGTACGGGATTGCTTTGCCTACCCTGCATCTAGACACTCTGTGTGGACACTTCTCTATGACGG ATGCCCAAACCCTTTGGATAACACAAGAAGCTCTGTCCCTGTGGACAACCAGGGGAAGACTAGCTCCCACTCCCAAGTGAGGAGGTTTGATGTCAAGACCTTTGCCTTCTTGGACCCTCATACAGGCCATCCAAGTGTAGAGGAA ATGTACTTCTACTGTTGGGTGGAAATCTGCACAGATGATGTTGACTGTGCACAGAGTTGTGCCATCATTT CTTCTGAGGGTGAGAGACAGCGAAGAGAGACCATGACTGAATCCAGCCAGGTCCACTTGGTGTCCTTAGGTCCACTGCTACTGGGACAGAACAACACTGAACTGGAAGACAATCCATGTGTGAAACAGAACATAA TGTTCCAGGTGACAGTGTATACCCTTTCTGGTGTTGGTGCTGCCCTGCTGCTGATCCTGCTGTTCACTGTGTGGTCAAGCATCACAAAGTGTCAGAAGACGGAAATGCGGCAAGCTTGTGATCCACAAGTTGACG AGTCCTCTGGTTGGCTGCCTCACTGTGGGGACGGGCCTTGGCACCCTTGTGCCCTCTTGTGA
- the LOC120787305 gene encoding zona pellucida sperm-binding protein 4-like isoform X4: MNYHCAKRCLISLVFALVAQRCWCFSTVKMRTPEQRPQLALPRVICSPRRIKAVFGPLVKNNLLVRDISGATISVPQSQGPCGVRMGREKNQSLSFFSRYDSCYAQIEGSKVVIPLQVQLRGEDQWFRVNISCPLIKRYSERTPLIPTRTECMEAIWDDVVYRQKHPPQPLLHTRTSCSLDGHFVFSVTATDTDLPITPGSLIVKDQPQCFPVVTTPDTAVFKIGVMDCGAKMKVDGDVLIYEVEVEELNTESKSKHSAFSLQVLCEYSAKDLKRAADLRSLYAVINPPPVVALGTIRVQMRIATDASFTSFFPEDQLPLNLPLREAAYVEVSIAQPYPDHTLSLRVRDCFAYPASRHSVWTLLYDGCPNPLDNTRSSVPVDNQGKTSSHSQVRRFDVKTFAFLDPHTGHPSVEEMYFYCWVEICTDDVDCAQSCAIISSEGERQRRETMTESSQVHLVSLGPLLLGQNNTELEDNPCVKQNIMFQVTVYTLSGVGAALLLILLFTVWSSITKCQKTEMRQACDPQVDESSGWLPHCGDGPWHPCALL; encoded by the exons ATGAATTATCACTGTGCAAAACGTTGCTtgatttctttggtttttgCCCTCGTGGCTCAGCGCTGCTGGTGTTTCTCAACCGTCAAGATGAGAACACCTGAGCAGAGACCACAGCTCGCCCTGCCGAGAGTCATCTGCTCTCCCCGAAGAATAAAGGCTGTGTTTGGGCCGCTAGTCAAAAATAATCTTCTTGTTAGAG aTATATCAGGGGCCACAATCTCAGTGCCTCAATCTCAGGGGCCCTGTGGAGTGAGAATgggcagagagaaaaaccagAGCCTCTCCTTCTTCAGCAGATATGACAGCTGCTATGCTCAGATTGAG GGCAGCAAAGTGGTCATACCTCTGCAGGTCcagctgagaggagaggatCAGTGGTTCAGGGTAAATATCAGCTGTCCTCTGATAAAGAGATACAGTGAGAGGACTCCACTTATCCCAACAC GTACTGAATGCATGGAAGCGATTTGGGATGACGTTGTTTACAGGCAAAAACATCCTCCCCAACCTCTCCTACACACTAGAACAT CCTGCTCTCTGGACGGACATTTTGTCTTCTCAGTAACGGCTACAGACACAGACCTGCCTATCACTCCCGGCAGCCTCATAGTCAAGGATCAGCCACAGTGTTTCCCTGTGGTCACCACTCCAGACACGGCTGTTTTCAAAATTGGAGTCATGGACTGTGGTGCAAAGATGAAG GTAGATGGAGATGTTTTGATCTATGAGGTGGAAGTGGAGGAGCTGAATACTGAAAGTAAATCCAAACATTCGGCATTTAG TCTCCAGGTCTTGTGTGAATATTCAGCAAAAGATCTAAAGCGTGCAGCAGACTTGCGTAGCTTGTATGCAGTGATAAACCCACCGCCTGTGGTTGCACTGGGAACCATCAGAGTGCAAATGAGAATAGCTACAG ATGCATCTTTCACATCCTTTTTTCCTGAAGACCAGCTTCCACTGAACTTGCCCCTGCGTGAAGCTGCATATGTGGAAGTTTCCATCGCCCAGCCGTACCCAGACCATACACTTTCCCTACGTGTACGGGATTGCTTTGCCTACCCTGCATCTAGACACTCTGTGTGGACACTTCTCTATGACGG ATGCCCAAACCCTTTGGATAACACAAGAAGCTCTGTCCCTGTGGACAACCAGGGGAAGACTAGCTCCCACTCCCAAGTGAGGAGGTTTGATGTCAAGACCTTTGCCTTCTTGGACCCTCATACAGGCCATCCAAGTGTAGAGGAA ATGTACTTCTACTGTTGGGTGGAAATCTGCACAGATGATGTTGACTGTGCACAGAGTTGTGCCATCATTT CTTCTGAGGGTGAGAGACAGCGAAGAGAGACCATGACTGAATCCAGCCAGGTCCACTTGGTGTCCTTAGGTCCACTGCTACTGGGACAGAACAACACTGAACTGGAAGACAATCCATGTGTGAAACAGAACATAA TGTTCCAGGTGACAGTGTATACCCTTTCTGGTGTTGGTGCTGCCCTGCTGCTGATCCTGCTGTTCACTGTGTGGTCAAGCATCACAAAGTGTCAGAAGACGGAAATGCGGCAAGCTTGTGATCCACAAGTTGACG AGTCCTCTGGTTGGCTGCCTCACTGTGGGGACGGGCCTTGGCACCCTTGTGCCCTCTTGTGA